CGGCCAGCGGCTGACGCGCGTGCTGGCCCGGGCCAAGGCGCACCTGGCCGGGGACGCCGCCGGCCCGCTCTACGAGCGGGCGGTGCACGAGGGCGGTGCCGCGGACTTCCCCTTCGAGCGGGCCGGCGCCCAGCTCGAGTACGGCGGCTGGCTGCGCCGGCAGCGCCGCGCCACCGACGCGCGCGACCACCTCCGCTCGGCCCACCAGACGTTCACCAGGATCGGCGCGACGGCGTGGGCCGCGATGGCCGAGGCCGAGCTGCGAGCGGCCGGGGTCCGCGCCGACGGCGACCACCACGCCGCGCGCTGGGCCGCGCTGACCGCGCAGGAGCGCGAGATCGTGCGCCTCGCCGCGACCGGGCTGAGCAACAAGGAGATCGGGCAGGCGCTGTTCTTGTCGCCGCGGACCGTGGGCGCGCACCTCTACCACGCGTTCCCGAAGCTCGGCGTGACCGCCCGCAGCCAGCTGCGCGACGTCGTCGACGGCGGATCTGAGTCACGCGACTGATGCCCTCGAGGGGACCGCTCCCCAGGATCGGGGCGTGCCGCCCGGCACACCTCCCGAAGGAGCACCCATGTCCGACACCCCCACCGTGGTCCTGGTCCACGGAGCGTTCGCCGACGCCGCCAGCTTCGCCCGCGTCGTACCCCTCCTGCTCGACGACGGCATCGCGGTGCGCGTGCCGGCCGTCCCGAACCGCAGCCTGTCCGGCGACGCGGCGTACATCGCCTCCGTGGTCCGCCAGATCGACGGACCGGTCCTGCTGGTCGGCCACTCCTACGGCGGCGCGGTGATCACCGTGGCCGGCGCCGAGGCGAACGTCGCCGGGCTCGTCTACCTGGCCGGCTACGCGCTCGACGAGGGCGAGAGCCTCGGTGAGCTGCAGGGCCGCTTCCCCGACTCGCCGCTGGCCCAGGCGCTGGTCTACACCCAGTTCCCGGTCGAGGGCTCCGACGAGCCCGGCACCGACGTGTCGGTCGACGTGGAGAAGCTGCCCGAGATCTTCGCCGCCGACGTCGAGCCCGAGCTGGCCCGGGTCCTCGCCGTCTCGCAGCGGCCGCTGGCCGGCGCGGCGTTCGGCGAGCCCGCGAGCACCGCGGCCTGGAAGACCAAGCCGGCCTGGGGGATCGTCTCCTCCTCCGACCGGACCATCAACCCCGACGTGGAGCGGTTCGGCTACGAGCGGGCCGGCATGACCGTGACGGAGATCGACTCCTCCCACCTCGTGATGCTCTCGCACCCGCAGGAGGTCGCCGACGTGATCCGCACGGCCCTGGCCTCCGTCGTCCAGGCCTAGGCAAGAACACCTAGGGCCCAGCCGGGTCGTCGTGGAAGGTCACGTCGACCTCCTCGAAGCCCTTGTGCCGCTGGGCCCGCGCGTACCCCGTGTAGGCCCGGCGGTCGGCGTCGGTCAGCGACACCGAGTCGGTGAACGGCGTGAGCAGGGCGCGCGGCCAGAGGTGGCGGTGCAGCACGACGTTCAGCTGGACGCCGAACACGAGAGCGAGCGAGGCGACGTAGGTCACCGCCACCAACCCGAGGACCAGGCCGAAGGTCTGGTTCATCGACGAGGTCTCGGTCAGGTTGCGCTGCACCAGCACGGTGCTGCCCAGCTGCACGCCCTGCCAGGCCGCGGCGATGAGCAGCGCGCCGGGCCAGGCGGCGCGCAGCGGGTGGCGCCGGCCGACGCCGGCCCAGGTGAGCACGGCCACGATGACGGTGACGACGAGCAGGCTGACCAGTGGCAGCACGACCCAGCGGACCGCGTCACCCAGGTCGGCGGCCAGTCCGGTGGCCACCTGGGCGACGGTCGAGACGGTGGACACGGCGACCAGGGACAGGCCGCCGGCCACCAGCAGGCCGAGGCTGCGCAGTCGCAGCAGGAACGGGTTGGGCCGGCTGTTGCGCGGCACGGACCAGGCCACGTGCAGCGCGTTCTGGAGCGCGGTGCCCAGGCCGAGCGAGCCGTAGAGCGCGATGAGCGTCCCGATGACGACGGCGCCGACCGAGCCCTGGAGCCCCTCGGGGCGACCCAGCTGGTCGCCGACGACCGGGAAGCCGGCCACCGCCGAGCTCAGCACCTCCGCGCGCAGCTCGGGGTTGCCGTCGAGCAGGAAGCCCAGGACGGCGGTGGCGAGCAGCATGACCGGGACGATCGAGACGAACGCGTAGTAGGTCATGATCACGGCGAGGTAGACGCCTTGGTCGTCGACGAACTTGTAGACCACCGCGAGCGGAACGCCGACGACCGGGTGCCGCCGCTGCCAGGCGTCGGCCCGGCTCAGCGGCAGCTCCTCGTCGACCGTCCGGTCGGCGTCGGGGTCCACGAGGCTCACCCGACCACGCTCCGCTCCTCCTCGGGCTCGCGACCCGCCGGAGAGCCGGCGGCCTCGGCGCGCCGGGAGGCGATCAGGCTGGTGGTCGTGGTGACGGCGAGGATGCCGACGATGACGCCGAGCGAGGCCAGCGTCGGGATCTCGGGCACCGACGGCCACACCAGGTGCGCCCAGTGCAGCACCAGCTTGACGCCGATGAAGCCGAGGATGGCCGCGAGGCCGAAGCCGAGGTGGACCAGCTTGCTCAGCGCCCCGCGCAGCACGAAGTAGAGCGCGCGCAGGCCCAGCAGGGCGAAGGCGTTGGTCGCGAAGACCAGGTAGGGGTCGCCGGTGATGCCGTAGACGGCGGGCACCGAGTCGATGGCGAAGACGATGTCGGTGGCGAGCACCGCGACGGTGACCACGGCGAACGGCGTCAGCGCGCGGGCGCCCCCGACGCGGGTGAGCAGCCGCGGGCCGTCGTACTCGTCGGCGACGGGCATGAC
This genomic window from Nocardioides anomalus contains:
- a CDS encoding alpha/beta fold hydrolase, whose protein sequence is MSDTPTVVLVHGAFADAASFARVVPLLLDDGIAVRVPAVPNRSLSGDAAYIASVVRQIDGPVLLVGHSYGGAVITVAGAEANVAGLVYLAGYALDEGESLGELQGRFPDSPLAQALVYTQFPVEGSDEPGTDVSVDVEKLPEIFAADVEPELARVLAVSQRPLAGAAFGEPASTAAWKTKPAWGIVSSSDRTINPDVERFGYERAGMTVTEIDSSHLVMLSHPQEVADVIRTALASVVQA
- a CDS encoding YihY/virulence factor BrkB family protein; its protein translation is MSLVDPDADRTVDEELPLSRADAWQRRHPVVGVPLAVVYKFVDDQGVYLAVIMTYYAFVSIVPVMLLATAVLGFLLDGNPELRAEVLSSAVAGFPVVGDQLGRPEGLQGSVGAVVIGTLIALYGSLGLGTALQNALHVAWSVPRNSRPNPFLLRLRSLGLLVAGGLSLVAVSTVSTVAQVATGLAADLGDAVRWVVLPLVSLLVVTVIVAVLTWAGVGRRHPLRAAWPGALLIAAAWQGVQLGSTVLVQRNLTETSSMNQTFGLVLGLVAVTYVASLALVFGVQLNVVLHRHLWPRALLTPFTDSVSLTDADRRAYTGYARAQRHKGFEEVDVTFHDDPAGP